The following are from one region of the Escherichia sp. E4742 genome:
- the rnhA gene encoding ribonuclease HI, which translates to MLKQVEIFTDGSCLGNPGPGGYGAILRYRGREKTFSAGYTRTTNNRMELMAAIVALEALKEHCEVILSTDSQYVRQGITQWIHNWKKRGWKTADKKPVKNVDLWQRLDAALGQHQIKWEWVKGHAGHPENERCDELARAAAMNPTLEDTGYQVEV; encoded by the coding sequence TAAACAGGTAGAAATTTTCACCGATGGTTCGTGTCTGGGTAATCCAGGACCTGGGGGTTACGGTGCTATTTTACGCTATCGTGGACGCGAAAAAACCTTTAGCGCTGGCTACACCCGCACCACCAATAACCGTATGGAGTTGATGGCCGCTATTGTCGCGCTGGAAGCGTTAAAAGAACACTGTGAAGTCATTCTGAGTACCGACAGCCAGTATGTCCGCCAGGGGATCACCCAGTGGATCCATAACTGGAAAAAACGTGGCTGGAAAACAGCAGACAAAAAACCAGTAAAAAATGTCGATCTCTGGCAACGTCTCGATGCCGCGTTGGGGCAGCATCAAATCAAATGGGAATGGGTAAAAGGCCATGCCGGTCATCCAGAAAACGAACGTTGCGATGAACTGGCTCGTGCCGCGGCGATGAATCCCACGCTGGAAGATACGGGCTATCAAGTCGAAGTTTAA